A window of Thermoleophilia bacterium contains these coding sequences:
- a CDS encoding chemotaxis protein CheW, with translation MHKSTAELEPVIVAEVAGAWYGIPSSAVRHIEMVGTITPVPNTPDFVEGITFSRGQAIPVINLRSCFGHERAAFSPRNRILVVEHENRLVGLLVDSAREFVRLSEEEILPAPEHLDQVSGGLLNQVAKLKDRLILILSVEQLLAGTARTDHWLKTAVEAAHNEVIHLEQPTPARQDDSPKRPRPSRRGRT, from the coding sequence ATGCATAAGTCGACAGCCGAACTGGAACCCGTGATAGTGGCAGAGGTAGCAGGAGCTTGGTACGGAATACCCAGCAGCGCGGTGCGCCATATTGAAATGGTTGGGACCATTACCCCGGTACCGAATACTCCAGACTTTGTCGAGGGAATAACCTTCTCCCGCGGCCAAGCGATTCCAGTAATTAACTTGCGCTCCTGCTTCGGACACGAGAGAGCTGCTTTTTCACCTAGAAACAGGATCTTGGTTGTCGAACACGAGAACCGCTTGGTGGGCTTGCTTGTGGACAGCGCGCGTGAGTTTGTCCGCCTCTCCGAAGAAGAGATCCTGCCCGCGCCCGAGCACCTGGATCAAGTCAGCGGCGGCCTCCTTAACCAAGTGGCCAAGCTAAAAGACAGGCTGATCCTAATCCTAAGTGTCGAACAGCTCCTCGCTGGCACTGCTCGCACTGATCATTGGCTTAAGACAGCGGTGGAGGCCGCTCACAATGAGGTGATCCATTTGGAGCAACCCACTCCAGCGAGACAGGACGACTCGCCAAAAAGACCGCGACCATCCAGGCGCGGCAGGACCTGA
- a CDS encoding chemotaxis protein CheA → MNQNNDREIFSAFLDDYFAECDEHLSYIKRMIVDLAGSESATPTASEAFVSELLRRFHTIKGLSMMVGFSEAGDLAHKVESYLRSLGSGEVAFRTETLGALTDAVKLLEQALTARKRGESVDIADLAASVVSALETPVEEETQSSIQEPEAEAKNKQGKPESQVYLFKFVPSQELAQQGVNVETVRETLKANGEILSAYPIIEEGGAVAFHFKVRLSGDVSEIPELAELGLSWSKADDRESDVSKVSSQAERPTPAGKGTVRQEQFSPVAPSALVRVELSRLDELMRMCGELVLTRNRLDSSLKQLRGKIEAAEWQTLQQHSATLERQVRALREAVMRARMVPIGEIFERLKFAVYDLAREENKLVRVITEGSDAEIDKLVVERLLDPLLHLVRNAVAHGIETPGERAKAGKPEQATVMLRARAMGEVIVISVADDGAGIDEALVRRRAAEAGLLKLDEPLDADQLLDILTASGFSTRTEADLAGGRGVGLTIVRETVEQLGGELSLATTLGKGTEFILQLPLSLSIVDAVIARAGDQVFAVPLLSLREIVEVQKEAIVDFEGTKMISHRDTILPLLDLGEIYQLRPASAQVRHALVVGAHPHWAGLLVDRVLGSQEIVVHATPDPLLRIPGIAGASETGAGQVVLIVDPLGLVRWARAARGSSLLDNLATLEAQGDPGLEVADA, encoded by the coding sequence ATGAACCAGAACAACGACAGAGAGATTTTCTCCGCTTTTCTCGACGACTACTTCGCTGAGTGTGACGAGCACTTATCGTACATTAAGCGCATGATTGTGGATCTGGCTGGCTCTGAGTCAGCGACCCCGACCGCCTCCGAGGCGTTTGTCTCTGAATTGCTCCGCCGCTTCCACACCATTAAGGGCCTCTCAATGATGGTGGGCTTCTCAGAGGCGGGGGATCTAGCCCACAAAGTGGAAAGTTACCTTCGGAGCTTGGGAAGCGGCGAAGTAGCCTTCCGGACGGAGACGTTGGGAGCTTTGACAGATGCAGTTAAGCTGCTGGAGCAGGCACTTACTGCCCGCAAGAGGGGCGAAAGCGTTGACATCGCCGACCTGGCTGCCTCGGTTGTTTCGGCGCTGGAGACACCCGTAGAGGAGGAAACGCAGAGTTCTATCCAAGAACCAGAGGCTGAGGCGAAAAACAAGCAGGGCAAGCCGGAATCCCAAGTTTACCTGTTCAAATTTGTGCCAAGCCAGGAGTTGGCGCAGCAAGGCGTAAACGTAGAGACCGTACGTGAAACTCTGAAAGCTAACGGAGAGATTCTGAGCGCCTATCCCATAATCGAAGAGGGTGGGGCAGTCGCTTTTCACTTCAAGGTCCGTCTATCAGGTGACGTGAGCGAAATCCCCGAACTTGCAGAATTGGGCCTCTCCTGGAGTAAGGCCGACGACAGAGAAAGCGACGTTTCCAAGGTCTCGTCTCAAGCCGAGCGCCCGACGCCTGCTGGCAAGGGGACGGTCCGACAAGAGCAGTTCTCGCCAGTCGCCCCGTCTGCCTTGGTACGGGTGGAGCTCTCCCGCCTCGACGAGCTCATGCGCATGTGTGGCGAACTTGTGCTTACACGGAATAGGCTTGACTCTTCCCTTAAACAGCTTAGGGGCAAGATCGAGGCCGCGGAGTGGCAGACACTGCAACAACACTCCGCCACCTTGGAAAGACAAGTACGAGCTTTGCGCGAAGCAGTCATGCGGGCGCGCATGGTTCCCATCGGCGAAATCTTCGAAAGACTCAAGTTTGCTGTGTACGACCTTGCCCGAGAGGAAAACAAGCTGGTCCGCGTAATCACCGAGGGTAGCGACGCCGAGATAGATAAGCTGGTGGTTGAACGCCTTTTGGATCCCCTCCTCCACCTGGTTAGAAATGCTGTCGCGCACGGGATAGAGACACCAGGCGAGCGAGCTAAGGCGGGTAAGCCCGAACAGGCCACCGTGATGCTTCGAGCAAGAGCCATGGGCGAGGTCATCGTGATCTCAGTAGCAGACGACGGGGCGGGAATTGACGAAGCGTTGGTGCGAAGGCGAGCAGCTGAGGCTGGTCTTCTAAAACTCGATGAACCGCTTGACGCCGACCAGCTACTCGACATTCTAACGGCAAGCGGCTTTTCCACGAGGACAGAGGCGGACCTGGCAGGCGGAAGAGGAGTAGGCCTAACCATAGTACGCGAGACTGTGGAGCAGCTCGGAGGAGAGCTCTCCCTCGCGACCACACTCGGGAAGGGCACCGAGTTTATTCTTCAACTTCCTCTCTCGCTTTCAATTGTCGACGCAGTGATTGCTCGCGCGGGAGATCAGGTCTTTGCTGTGCCGCTTCTTTCGCTGCGCGAGATCGTCGAGGTTCAGAAAGAAGCCATCGTTGACTTTGAGGGCACCAAGATGATCTCCCATCGGGACACAATCCTGCCCTTACTTGACCTTGGCGAAATCTACCAGCTTCGTCCGGCATCTGCACAGGTGCGACACGCACTAGTGGTAGGCGCGCATCCACACTGGGCAGGTTTGCTTGTTGACCGCGTACTTGGCTCCCAAGAAATTGTGGTCCACGCAACTCCAGATCCACTGCTACGCATCCCTGGAATAGCTGGAGCCTCTGAAACCGGTGCAGGACAGGTCGTCCTCATTGTCGATCCACTGGGGCTGGTGCGGTGGGCCCGCGCTGCCAGAGGCTCTAGCCTGCTAGACAACCTTGCAACTCTAGAAGCGCAGGGTGATCCTGGCTTGGAGGTGGCCGATGCATAA
- a CDS encoding response regulator, which produces MSYSKGTSTARTLLVVDDSPTMRKMVMACLGPSYNYVQAASGLEAIEKLALGTVDLIVLDINMPDMHGLQFLRFLRDNMSLSHIPVVILTTRTDQQTQIEARALGAADYFTKPFSPDLFASRIAQILAK; this is translated from the coding sequence ATGTCATATAGCAAGGGAACCAGCACTGCAAGAACTCTCCTCGTGGTGGACGACTCGCCCACCATGCGAAAAATGGTGATGGCCTGCCTCGGACCCAGCTACAACTATGTGCAGGCTGCAAGCGGACTGGAAGCCATTGAGAAGCTGGCCCTAGGAACAGTTGATCTCATAGTGCTAGACATCAACATGCCAGACATGCATGGCTTACAGTTCCTTCGCTTTCTAAGAGATAACATGAGTTTGAGTCACATACCTGTTGTCATCCTAACCACAAGAACAGATCAACAGACCCAGATCGAGGCTCGCGCTCTTGGCGCCGCCGATTACTTCACAAAGCCTTTTTCTCCCGACCTTTTCGCCAGTCGAATCGCGCAGATTCTTGCGAAATGA
- a CDS encoding histidine phosphatase family protein, with the protein MADRQKAIYLIRHGRTEGNVSDRLAGSTDQPLDSCGLSQAEDLAVWFAWRLKLSPEDRVLASPGRPSVLCLSSPLMRARQTAEVVAARLGVPVVIDGDLAEMDFGDWEGRTVKDIVTENPEAFEVWLSPEDDTCFPGGETLRAFEERTHRALRRIMAVEDEVVLVFTHGGVVRTMACALLGLGRESMWKFKLDPAAVLYFDVYGESAVLAGLWNAVDRWAPLSDSQTRPYKRAPGCPSP; encoded by the coding sequence ATGGCAGATAGGCAGAAGGCCATTTACTTAATCCGTCACGGCCGAACCGAAGGTAATGTCTCGGATCGGCTTGCCGGTTCCACCGATCAGCCTCTTGATTCGTGTGGCCTAAGCCAGGCGGAGGACCTGGCTGTCTGGTTTGCCTGGCGACTAAAGCTCTCTCCGGAAGACAGGGTCTTGGCAAGTCCCGGTCGGCCATCGGTGCTTTGCCTTTCAAGCCCGCTTATGCGAGCGCGGCAAACTGCAGAAGTCGTTGCTGCTCGGCTTGGTGTGCCAGTGGTCATCGACGGGGATCTTGCGGAGATGGACTTTGGCGACTGGGAGGGGCGCACCGTCAAAGACATTGTGACGGAAAACCCTGAAGCCTTCGAAGTGTGGTTGTCACCCGAGGATGACACTTGTTTTCCGGGAGGGGAGACCTTGCGCGCTTTCGAAGAGCGTACACACCGGGCGCTCAGACGAATCATGGCTGTTGAGGATGAGGTCGTGCTCGTCTTTACCCACGGGGGAGTTGTACGAACAATGGCTTGCGCTCTCCTCGGGCTTGGGCGCGAGAGCATGTGGAAGTTCAAGCTGGACCCAGCGGCTGTGCTCTACTTCGACGTGTATGGGGAAAGCGCCGTTCTTGCTGGCCTTTGGAATGCCGTGGACCGGTGGGCGCCGCTCTCAGACAGCCAGACGCGCCCGTACAAGCGAGCTCCTGGTTGTCCGTCCCCCTAG
- the cobU gene encoding bifunctional adenosylcobinamide kinase/adenosylcobinamide-phosphate guanylyltransferase — protein MGAIILITGGCRSGKSSLAQHLAELIDPPRIFVATGIATDEEMMDRIRRHQEARAARGWNTLEESVELAGVLAYLPSESPVVVDCLSLWINNLMWAAPTSRVENQGECEVAAAMSTLSEQEVAIKCADIIEVCRSRSGPTIFVTNEVGMGVVPGTAAGRLFRDLLGRCNQVMAQEADLVVLMISGLPCVIKSLARTDEQTKNEVEGYFRELVN, from the coding sequence GTGGGAGCCATAATCCTTATCACCGGAGGATGCCGAAGCGGCAAGAGCAGTCTCGCCCAGCATCTTGCGGAGCTAATTGATCCTCCCAGGATCTTTGTGGCGACGGGGATTGCCACAGACGAGGAGATGATGGATCGCATCCGTCGCCACCAGGAGGCCCGGGCCGCTCGGGGCTGGAACACGCTGGAAGAGTCAGTGGAGCTGGCTGGTGTTCTTGCGTATCTGCCGTCAGAATCTCCGGTTGTTGTCGACTGCCTATCTCTCTGGATAAACAATCTGATGTGGGCGGCGCCCACTTCCCGAGTCGAAAATCAGGGGGAATGCGAAGTGGCCGCCGCAATGTCGACGCTAAGCGAACAAGAGGTGGCGATCAAGTGCGCAGACATAATTGAAGTCTGTCGCTCCCGCAGTGGGCCAACGATTTTTGTGACCAACGAAGTCGGTATGGGTGTGGTCCCGGGTACAGCGGCGGGGCGGCTGTTCCGAGATCTACTTGGACGTTGCAACCAGGTTATGGCGCAGGAGGCGGACTTGGTTGTGTTGATGATAAGCGGCCTTCCTTGCGTCATTAAGAGCTTGGCGAGGACTGACGAGCAGACGAAAAACGAAGTGGAGGGGTATTTCCGTGAGCTTGTTAACTGA
- the cobT gene encoding nicotinate-nucleotide--dimethylbenzimidazole phosphoribosyltransferase, whose amino-acid sequence MLTETIGAVVPPSAEARTAARARLEQLAMPYWALGRLMDLAEELAGMTGSTKPPVERKTVVVMAGDHGVVAEGVSAYPQEVTVQMVANFVAGGASINALARHVGAKVVVADMGVAGDLGQLGDAIIHRKIAPGTQNIAAGPAMTREQAVAAVEAGIGIARDLANATDVFATGEMGIGNTTPSSAIVAALTGADPAEVTGRGTGLDDRQLQHKIDVVRRALEVNKVSTEDGIDVLAKLGGFEIGGIAGLILGAAALRKPVVIDGFISTAGALIAQALCPLATHYMVAAHLSVERGHRLALEKLGKKPLLDMDLRLGEGTGAALAMHLVEAAVRVLTEVATFEEAAVSRSAG is encoded by the coding sequence TTGTTAACTGAAACCATTGGTGCTGTTGTTCCTCCGTCCGCAGAGGCCAGGACTGCCGCACGAGCTCGGCTTGAGCAACTGGCCATGCCCTACTGGGCTCTTGGACGCCTGATGGATCTGGCTGAAGAGCTAGCGGGCATGACGGGCTCCACAAAGCCGCCTGTGGAGCGCAAGACAGTGGTCGTCATGGCCGGCGACCACGGCGTGGTTGCCGAGGGCGTCAGTGCTTATCCCCAGGAAGTTACCGTCCAGATGGTGGCTAATTTTGTGGCTGGAGGAGCTTCTATCAATGCTCTTGCCCGTCACGTCGGGGCCAAGGTAGTAGTGGCGGATATGGGAGTGGCGGGCGACCTCGGTCAACTGGGAGACGCCATTATCCATCGCAAGATAGCTCCCGGAACACAAAACATCGCTGCCGGCCCAGCCATGACTCGAGAGCAAGCCGTTGCCGCTGTTGAGGCCGGTATTGGTATTGCGCGCGATCTGGCGAATGCCACTGATGTGTTTGCGACCGGAGAGATGGGGATAGGCAATACCACCCCTAGCAGCGCTATTGTAGCTGCGCTAACCGGCGCTGACCCCGCCGAGGTGACTGGAAGAGGCACTGGCCTAGATGATCGTCAGCTCCAACACAAGATAGACGTGGTTAGACGTGCACTTGAGGTTAACAAGGTCTCAACCGAAGACGGCATCGATGTGCTAGCTAAACTGGGCGGATTTGAGATTGGCGGGATCGCCGGTCTTATCCTGGGAGCGGCGGCGCTGCGCAAACCAGTTGTGATTGATGGCTTTATATCTACAGCTGGCGCGCTTATAGCTCAGGCTTTGTGTCCGCTTGCTACCCACTACATGGTTGCCGCTCACCTGAGTGTGGAGCGAGGTCATCGCTTGGCTTTGGAGAAGTTGGGGAAAAAGCCGCTTCTTGACATGGATCTAAGGCTGGGAGAGGGCACGGGAGCAGCCTTGGCCATGCATTTGGTGGAGGCTGCCGTGCGTGTTCTTACCGAAGTGGCTACTTTTGAAGAAGCCGCCGTTTCTCGTTCGGCCGGATGA
- the cobS gene encoding adenosylcobinamide-GDP ribazoletransferase, with product MFRALFAALSFLTILPVPTSWGGDGQGLRRSVWWFPVVGAFLGGIAVGVCYGLDRVLPPLAGGALIVCLLVVLSRGLHLDGLADTADGLLSCQPRDRALAIMRDSRTGAMGVIAVVLVLLLKVAFLGSLTIDGERLEAVFLMPFLGRCAILVAMGAFKYARQEEGLATALAVQGRIRLLLLLWATAASVGAAYGVAGLSGVVAAVACILFAGIFGLVCRRRLGGYTGDTLGATSEIAECIPLLVIALWQGA from the coding sequence GTGTTTAGAGCACTTTTTGCCGCTCTTAGTTTTCTAACGATCCTGCCTGTCCCAACCTCATGGGGTGGGGATGGGCAGGGCCTTAGACGCAGCGTTTGGTGGTTTCCCGTCGTGGGGGCGTTTCTGGGTGGAATAGCGGTGGGAGTCTGCTACGGTCTTGACCGAGTACTCCCACCGCTTGCCGGAGGCGCGCTCATTGTCTGTCTGCTGGTTGTGCTCTCAAGGGGGCTACATCTGGATGGGCTGGCAGACACAGCGGATGGCCTCTTGAGCTGCCAGCCCAGAGACCGGGCCCTGGCCATCATGCGGGACAGCCGCACTGGCGCCATGGGCGTGATAGCTGTCGTCTTGGTCTTGCTCCTTAAGGTGGCGTTTCTTGGCTCCCTGACCATAGACGGTGAGCGTCTTGAAGCTGTATTTCTTATGCCCTTCCTGGGCCGATGCGCCATCTTGGTGGCCATGGGGGCCTTTAAATACGCACGGCAAGAGGAAGGGCTGGCCACTGCGCTAGCGGTGCAGGGCCGCATACGCTTGCTTCTTCTGTTGTGGGCGACCGCTGCGAGTGTCGGGGCGGCCTACGGTGTTGCCGGGCTCTCAGGGGTGGTTGCAGCCGTAGCGTGTATTCTGTTTGCGGGGATTTTTGGGTTGGTGTGTCGCCGCAGGCTGGGCGGGTACACAGGGGACACGCTAGGGGCCACTAGCGAAATTGCCGAGTGCATTCCTCTCCTAGTCATTGCTCTTTGGCAGGGAGCGTAG
- the cobD gene encoding threonine-phosphate decarboxylase CobD, with the protein MVTHGGNLRELSQIAGLPPEDLLDFSANLNPLGPPDWLAEVITAHLDELAHYPDPQCSDLVAALVSKHEVPAERIVPANGSSELIAWLPRVFEVGTAVIPVPSYTEYEAACRAAGLEVRRLLLGESLNFVMDFQRLAGSLRGGELVFLARPNNPTGQFFCAAEFLDLVSDFPSCWFVVDEAFVEFVEEEEQEETRGGQGFTKEREAIMRADLPNVVVLRSLTKLYAVPGLRLGFAVASSHVCDALRTAMPPWSVNVLAQAVGARAVLDDSYMAVTRKFVSQERRWLAERLAEIDGLRVFPSVANYILVKVEGGPAGLLGDELALRLLRHGIAIRTCGDFAGLGDQYFRVAVRTRSENEKLIKTLGALLGCQRLEAHHKHNQAHIEQAHIEQAHPGGLHIES; encoded by the coding sequence TTGGTAACCCACGGCGGGAACCTTAGAGAGTTATCCCAGATTGCCGGGTTGCCCCCAGAGGATTTGCTTGATTTTTCGGCCAACCTTAACCCTTTGGGGCCGCCGGACTGGCTGGCGGAGGTTATCACCGCTCATCTGGATGAGCTAGCCCACTACCCTGATCCGCAGTGTTCTGACCTGGTCGCCGCGCTTGTCTCTAAGCATGAGGTCCCAGCGGAAAGAATAGTTCCTGCCAACGGCTCCTCTGAGTTGATTGCCTGGCTACCCCGCGTGTTTGAAGTGGGGACAGCGGTAATACCCGTTCCGTCTTATACCGAGTACGAGGCAGCGTGCAGGGCGGCGGGACTCGAGGTGCGGCGCCTGCTTCTCGGCGAGAGTCTGAATTTCGTCATGGATTTTCAAAGACTGGCGGGCTCCCTACGGGGAGGAGAGCTGGTGTTCTTGGCACGGCCGAACAACCCCACGGGTCAGTTTTTCTGCGCCGCGGAGTTCCTGGATCTGGTCTCGGACTTTCCGTCTTGCTGGTTTGTGGTGGACGAAGCTTTTGTTGAGTTCGTTGAGGAGGAGGAACAAGAAGAGACAAGAGGAGGGCAGGGATTCACCAAGGAACGCGAGGCGATCATGCGCGCAGATCTGCCCAACGTGGTGGTACTCCGTTCTCTTACCAAGCTGTATGCCGTACCGGGCCTCAGGTTAGGATTCGCAGTTGCCTCGTCGCACGTGTGCGACGCACTGCGGACGGCCATGCCTCCGTGGTCGGTCAACGTCCTTGCGCAGGCGGTAGGAGCCAGGGCTGTCCTGGACGACTCGTATATGGCGGTCACCCGCAAGTTTGTCTCGCAAGAACGCAGATGGCTTGCCGAGCGTCTTGCGGAAATAGATGGTCTCCGTGTGTTTCCAAGCGTTGCCAACTACATCCTGGTAAAGGTTGAAGGCGGTCCAGCAGGGCTCTTGGGTGACGAACTTGCGCTTCGTCTTCTTCGCCATGGCATCGCCATCAGAACATGTGGCGACTTTGCTGGTCTTGGCGACCAATATTTTCGCGTAGCGGTGCGCACCAGGTCCGAAAACGAAAAACTCATTAAGACTCTTGGCGCTCTGCTGGGCTGCCAAAGGCTTGAGGCGCACCATAAGCATAACCAGGCGCACATTGAGCAGGCGCACATTGAGCAGGCGCACCCTGGGGGCTTACATATTGAGAGTTAA
- the cbiB gene encoding adenosylcobinamide-phosphate synthase CbiB, whose product MRVNVELELTQRTRLILVSLAVDALLGDPRWFPHPAKLTGRLALRLEALTRKHIANERLAGFATATAVILSSGLVTFACTRAARLIHPRLGQAAQILVFWTAIAPRDLADHALAVHRALVRGDLDAARTLVGRMVGRDVAELGPPEVVRAAVESVAENTVDGVTSPLFYAFVGGPVGAAVFKAISTLDSTFGYRNERYLKFGWASARADDIANYIPARGSLGAFVLAAAVLRRRARRALQVALRDGSKHASPNSGLAEAAMAGALGVQLGGPLKRGGETIQLPTLGDPDHPLEPGHIRQAVALMAATTVVWTALLCMGTRVLARLM is encoded by the coding sequence TTGAGAGTTAACGTGGAACTGGAGCTAACGCAGCGTACAAGACTCATCCTCGTCTCCCTGGCAGTGGACGCTCTTCTTGGTGATCCGCGCTGGTTTCCTCACCCTGCCAAGTTGACTGGTCGGCTTGCTCTACGGCTCGAAGCTCTTACGAGAAAACATATTGCCAACGAGCGGCTTGCGGGCTTTGCAACTGCAACTGCTGTGATCTTGTCTTCTGGACTGGTTACCTTTGCCTGCACCCGGGCAGCGCGTCTGATTCACCCCCGCCTTGGCCAAGCCGCTCAGATACTGGTGTTTTGGACAGCTATCGCCCCTCGCGATCTGGCCGATCATGCGCTTGCCGTACATCGAGCTCTTGTTAGAGGAGACCTAGATGCGGCAAGGACCTTGGTGGGCAGGATGGTGGGGCGTGATGTGGCGGAGCTTGGTCCACCCGAGGTAGTGCGGGCAGCCGTGGAGAGCGTGGCGGAAAACACCGTGGACGGAGTAACTTCGCCGCTTTTTTACGCGTTTGTGGGCGGGCCGGTGGGCGCGGCGGTGTTTAAGGCCATAAGCACATTGGATTCAACGTTTGGCTATCGCAACGAGCGGTATCTGAAATTTGGCTGGGCCTCAGCCCGGGCGGACGACATAGCCAACTACATTCCGGCCCGGGGGAGTCTCGGCGCTTTTGTCCTGGCGGCGGCTGTGTTGCGTCGGCGCGCACGGCGGGCCTTACAGGTAGCTCTGCGCGATGGCTCCAAACACGCAAGTCCAAATTCTGGCCTCGCGGAAGCAGCTATGGCCGGGGCGCTCGGGGTTCAGCTGGGGGGTCCGCTAAAGCGAGGGGGAGAGACCATACAGCTTCCCACTCTCGGTGATCCAGACCATCCTCTGGAGCCTGGCCACATAAGACAGGCTGTCGCGCTCATGGCGGCCACTACCGTTGTGTGGACGGCTCTTCTCTGTATGGGGACGCGGGTTCTAGCTCGGCTTATGTGA
- a CDS encoding HAD-IB family phosphatase: MAKGNPNYHPSDFTNPPAAIGEREIAFLQLLFQLSEEFQTAVSLDDLAEHLSWSRLTVEESAHRLTNAEAVEWPCLGHLLPTVRGKELLAAALRENFRPTEIFLHSRTQFGPAPVTVIIPALNEARTIGRLVRVVKKSSRVREVIVVDDGSTDDTVEMAAQAGARVMMSTLLGKGASMEDGVRVAQGKIILFLDADLEDIRPDIVEVMTDPILAGEADLVKAAFSREAGRVTVLTARPLLSAFFPELERFQQPLGGIVAARTSLFRGLRFENDYGVDVGLLIDSVVAKGAAVCEVHIGRIVHESQSLEALGVMAKQVARVILDRAWRYERLSINSVREMEEAERRVRAALLPNADLTTAPARHALLDMDGVLLNGRYVAEVAERVGVSTELDLLLDNHTLTNEQRAQMIASLFAGVHKEIFEEAARSMPLVPGAPETVVALRKAGYRVVVVTDSFHVAAEIVRRRVFADSCVAHLMHFRHGRATGELTVAPATIAEYGCKEHYSCKANVLLHLAAAAGLRPSETVAVGDNVNDVCLLRSVGTSVAFEPKSKIVEEAAKHTVNAPLTNVLDVLGIPNLEIAGAASRDMMAPNPATDTSTPNTPSSAVPLQESIPSFANIRR; encoded by the coding sequence ATGGCAAAAGGAAATCCCAACTACCATCCCTCGGACTTTACCAACCCGCCAGCTGCGATTGGCGAGCGGGAGATTGCTTTTCTCCAACTTCTGTTTCAACTCAGCGAAGAGTTTCAGACGGCTGTCTCCCTAGACGACCTTGCCGAACACCTGAGTTGGTCACGCCTAACCGTTGAGGAATCAGCCCATCGCTTGACTAACGCAGAAGCCGTGGAGTGGCCGTGCCTGGGCCACCTGCTCCCCACTGTCCGTGGCAAAGAGTTGCTTGCCGCGGCTCTGCGCGAAAATTTTCGTCCAACCGAGATCTTTTTGCACAGCAGGACGCAATTTGGCCCGGCTCCAGTAACCGTGATCATTCCAGCCCTCAACGAAGCTCGAACGATCGGCCGCCTCGTGCGTGTGGTCAAGAAGAGCTCCAGAGTGCGAGAAGTCATAGTAGTTGACGACGGATCCACTGACGACACCGTGGAGATGGCCGCCCAGGCGGGAGCGCGTGTCATGATGAGCACCCTCTTGGGCAAGGGTGCTTCCATGGAAGATGGCGTTAGGGTAGCCCAGGGCAAAATCATATTGTTCCTTGACGCTGACCTTGAAGATATCAGGCCGGATATTGTCGAAGTTATGACCGACCCCATCCTGGCGGGAGAGGCCGACCTAGTGAAGGCCGCCTTCAGTCGCGAGGCTGGTCGAGTCACAGTGCTAACCGCCCGCCCTCTTCTCTCCGCGTTTTTCCCCGAGCTAGAGCGATTCCAACAACCGCTGGGAGGCATCGTGGCTGCGCGCACCTCCCTCTTTCGCGGACTTCGCTTCGAAAACGACTACGGGGTCGACGTTGGACTTCTCATCGACTCGGTGGTGGCAAAAGGAGCCGCAGTATGCGAGGTCCACATTGGGCGGATTGTTCACGAAAGCCAGTCTCTTGAGGCGCTGGGCGTAATGGCCAAACAAGTAGCCAGAGTGATCCTCGACCGAGCATGGAGATACGAACGGTTGAGCATCAACTCAGTGCGTGAGATGGAGGAAGCCGAACGCAGAGTCCGCGCCGCGTTGCTTCCGAATGCCGACCTAACGACCGCTCCCGCGCGACATGCCTTGCTGGACATGGATGGCGTCCTGTTGAACGGTCGGTACGTGGCTGAAGTTGCCGAACGCGTAGGTGTAAGCACAGAGCTTGACCTGTTGCTCGATAACCACACTCTTACGAATGAGCAAAGAGCCCAAATGATTGCCTCGCTTTTCGCCGGCGTTCACAAGGAAATCTTCGAAGAAGCGGCGCGTTCGATGCCTCTAGTACCCGGCGCTCCCGAAACTGTTGTAGCCTTGCGCAAAGCTGGATACCGAGTGGTTGTGGTCACCGACAGTTTTCACGTAGCTGCTGAGATTGTACGCCGGCGTGTTTTTGCTGACTCTTGCGTGGCCCACCTGATGCATTTCCGTCACGGGCGCGCAACCGGAGAGCTCACGGTTGCTCCAGCAACCATCGCAGAGTACGGCTGCAAAGAGCACTATTCCTGCAAGGCAAACGTGCTTTTGCATCTGGCCGCTGCTGCCGGGCTAAGACCGTCCGAAACAGTGGCTGTAGGCGACAATGTAAATGACGTTTGTCTGCTTCGCAGCGTAGGGACGTCTGTTGCTTTCGAGCCAAAGAGCAAGATCGTAGAAGAAGCCGCCAAGCATACAGTGAACGCCCCACTCACTAACGTGCTGGACGTGCTTGGTATCCCTAATCTGGAAATAGCCGGCGCTGCGTCAAGAGACATGATGGCGCCTAACCCCGCAACCGATACCTCCACGCCAAACACTCCGAGTTCTGCGGTTCCGCTGCAGGAGTCAATCCCCAGCTTCGCGAATATCCGTAGGTAG